Genomic DNA from Manihot esculenta cultivar AM560-2 chromosome 15, M.esculenta_v8, whole genome shotgun sequence:
CGTTATATAAAGTACGAATTCCTTGGATGTCATCGTTATGGAGACCCTTGATCGTCCCAGAAGAAATACTCGGAAACATAATAGCTCCTTCCACTGAGCTATGCCCAAGACCAAGTAGATGTCCTATCTCGTGCAAGGCCACAGTCTCCAAGTCATATGCACCTTGGATTGCACCTACTGCCCATCTCTCATCTGCATCATAATGGAATCGTCCATCTTGGGGTGCAAAGGCATGAGCAAGAATTCCACCACGTCCATCAAAAGAATTTCTATCCCCATGGTTACCTCTGTGAAACCCTATTTTGATGTCGGCAGTTGTATAATCTTGTACCCTTGAAAACTTGAAATGTGTGTTGGCAGCCCATGTTTGGAAAGCTTTTGCAACAGGGTCCATAGCTCGAGCTGGGGTTCGAGGAAGAAACCCATAGGTAAGACTATACTTAGAAGCTGGCCATTTCGGATTTCCACGGAAGAAGGTATAATGAGAGACTGTATGGAGAATGGTGGAGCTATGGTGATGGTTTTTCTTGCTAGAATCCATACGAGTGGTGCCATTGACGATGTCTGGTACACCACATCGAGGCATAATCATCTTGGACACAGTTTGAGAATCTAAGGACCCAGTGACATTCAAATGGTAATTGAGCTGATATGTTTTAAGAGCAGACTCCAATAGATCATCAAAATCATCACCATTGGCATGAGACTGATTTTTGTAGTGTAAGTAACCAAAATGTTCAAGGTAGGTTTTGAGCTCATGGATGCCTTTGAACTTATCACCCTTATGGCATCCTTGAAGATTCTTAAGGAAATCAAATGGTGGTGATACTTTATCATTAAACTTTGCTAAAGCTGCATGAGAAAGAAGAGAAATGAAGACAATAGCAGCGAAAGAGAAGATGGTAAAAGCTTTAGAAGCCATATTTGGGACAAAAATTGAGCTTGAACTTGATGGTTTGTGAGAACTCAAAGCTCTCATGTTAGCTCTTTATAGGCCAAGATGGAAAAATCAGTCTTTCCTTATAGGTTTAGAAGAGAGAGTCAGTCTTCTATTgcaattaactaataaattaattaattaaatgttcATGAATTGTTCAAAACGTGTGgaacaaagaagaagaagtataGCAACATAAATAGACCATTTCTTATATTGTATTATGAAAGGGTGATTCTGGGAAGATCCCTAGCTTAGTCTTTCAATTCCAAAAAGTTGACCTAAATTCCacgtataaaaaaaaacttgtaGACCTAATGGaacttcatatttttttaaaaaaagaaatttcataCTCGTACCTAACACTTATGATAGAATGAAGCCTGACCCTCCTAAGTTCTAACGGTCAAAAAATGTAAGGCAACAAGTCTATATTcgactttaaatttttttatcaagatGAAATAAgaccattttaattttttttttcaaataaattcacaattttatattaaaaattaattaggtcatattatattaaaatattaatttttaaatattatttctaattaattaatattaaaaaataaaataatatataaataaaagatcTGTTGAATCAAGGCCTTCAACTTGTTCGTGAAGACTTTTCTCACTCTAACTGATCTAACTGTTAGAAATGAAAGAATTATGGTTATACTACTGAATTAATGTTTTGTCAATTTGAGCACATccattcttttttttccttcgtgttttctttttttgttattttaattgcCGTTGACtatctttttataaaaagtacAAGAGAAGATTCCCATGACCATAGAATAGCCTGTAACTATACGTCATATACACTATataaatatgtttattttataaattcaatatgataacacaaaaatattttaatataatttaaaaaaaaaaaagttatcatATAACGGGACTCATTaggagatatatatatatataattgtattttaaatataaaatattatttttttatattatataaaaaataattatttaactttaaatataaaataagaagaaaagTAATTATATTTCATACAAAAATATTCTCTCCTTTTTCTATTCTAGAAGCTAGTTTTCCTCTCTCTATCCGTGCAGGAAAGAACATCTTTCCTACGCTATAATTTATGGGttcagtttaaaaaaaaaattaaaaaaaaattcttaaatcaTATTCGGAAAACACTAAGTCTCTATTGCACTTTTAAAgtgcattaaattttttttcttatttattgtatttataataaacgaattattatttttttaaaaaaattaataaatattgcattttaattaattaaaggagATTTTCtgagaaatttttatatatccCACTTTAAAAGTGTGGTATTTTTTCGCTGCATTTTAAAAGTGCagagtattttttaattttttttaaagttaattctattattttgtatttttataattataataattattttaaaaaataattattatattattttaaaaataattattatattattttaaaaataattattttattttaatcttaaataCAAACCCAATTACTTCATAATatgtatgaaatttaatattaatataccataattatattattatttgtaatattattttgatattttatatttaaaattatattttattaaaatattttaataatataaaattaaatattaaaattaaattataagataaattttaaaaatataaaataatataaacatttataataatgaaaagtaataaaaataaagtaatacatttacaaataataaagttaaaaaatattattaaacattATGAAAATTTATCACTAAAAGTTTTTTCACAATATATCTAAcaatttaattatatctattaatttaatataaattataatttttatataagtataaatttactaattattgtaaataacaaaataatatggcataaatttctaattaatttctaataaatTACTTGACGATTGCAACTTTACGTTTAGTCCctgagtattattattattgacaaattagtctctatatttttaaaaatatattaaaacgtccttatcttttctctccgtcaacaaaataatcATTCCGTCTATTTATGTCATAATATagcaaaaaatcaaattactccccttattttcctcctcctcctcctcctccttcttcattgattattcctcctcttcttcttcttctttgattcttctttttcttcttcttcttcgatttttctttttattattcttctttaaggaggaggaggaggaggcgattcttcttcttcttcttattcttctccttcatcttcttttttttcttttttctttatcatcatctttttcttctactttttcttcttttttgaggaggaggaggacgaaGAGAATGAGAGAttatttcattgatggaaagaaacgataagaacgttttaatagatataaaaaaagataagtacgttttaatagatttctgaaaatgtagggactaacttattaataatagcaatatctaaggactaaataaagggttttatttgagagcaaaattggattttaaaaattttctctctcattctttatctatttttaatggaaaagaggacggaatgactatttcatgacggaaaaaaaagataaggatgttttaataggtttttaaaaatgtagggactgacttgttaataatggcaatatctagagactaaatagtaaattttcctTAATTTCTAATAAATTACTAGTATGAAAGACAATTGCAACTTCATGTATCTAGTAACAAATTATTCTGTTcaattaaatagataaaaactataaaataaaagtatttatttttattaatatcttttcatttatattcatttggtcaaatttaaaatttataaaaatatgtacTTATCTTTATGAAAAATACTACTCCACTgatatatgatttaatttgaaaGAAATATGAGAGTTAGAAAGTTAGACGTGGAAAAAAGATGAAAGTTGAATATTAAATAAGGAGAGTATTAGGCCACGAAGAAGTTCCAGGGTAT
This window encodes:
- the LOC110602542 gene encoding metalloendoproteinase 3-MMP encodes the protein MASKAFTIFSFAAIVFISLLSHAALAKFNDKVSPPFDFLKNLQGCHKGDKFKGIHELKTYLEHFGYLHYKNQSHANGDDFDDLLESALKTYQLNYHLNVTGSLDSQTVSKMIMPRCGVPDIVNGTTRMDSSKKNHHHSSTILHTVSHYTFFRGNPKWPASKYSLTYGFLPRTPARAMDPVAKAFQTWAANTHFKFSRVQDYTTADIKIGFHRGNHGDRNSFDGRGGILAHAFAPQDGRFHYDADERWAVGAIQGAYDLETVALHEIGHLLGLGHSSVEGAIMFPSISSGTIKGLHNDDIQGIRTLYNV